One Spiribacter halobius DNA segment encodes these proteins:
- a CDS encoding NADH-quinone oxidoreductase subunit D produces MPEISSYTVNFGPQHPAAHGVLRLVLEMEGETVRRADPHIGLLHRATEKLAETKPYNQSIGYMDRLDYVSMMCNEHAYVLAIEKLLGITPPERAQYIRVMFDEITRILNHLLWIGAHGLDVGAMTVFLYAFKEREELMDCYEAVSGTRMHATYYRPGGVYRDLPARMPQYQPSDFRSEKDLERMNKDRQGTMLDFIEAFCDRFVGTIDEIETLLTDNRIWKQRLVDVAVVSPERALQLGFTGPMLRGSGVEWDLRKKQPYEVYDRMDFDIPVGTNGDCYDRYLVRMEELRQSVRIIRQCIDWLRRNGGPVILDDHKVVPPSREEMKDDMESLIHHFKLFTEGYCTPPGEVYACVEAPKGEFGAYIVSDGANKPYRLKLRAPGFAHMAAMDEMASGHMLADVVTIMGTMDIVFGEVDR; encoded by the coding sequence ATGCCTGAGATCAGCAGCTACACGGTCAACTTCGGCCCCCAGCATCCTGCCGCCCACGGCGTGCTGCGCCTGGTGCTGGAGATGGAAGGCGAGACGGTGCGCCGGGCGGACCCGCATATCGGCCTGCTGCACCGGGCCACCGAGAAGCTTGCCGAGACCAAGCCGTACAACCAGAGCATCGGCTACATGGACCGGCTCGACTACGTGTCCATGATGTGCAACGAGCATGCCTACGTGCTCGCCATCGAGAAGCTGCTCGGCATCACGCCCCCGGAGCGCGCCCAGTACATCCGGGTGATGTTCGACGAGATCACCCGCATCCTGAATCACCTGCTCTGGATCGGCGCCCATGGTCTCGACGTGGGCGCCATGACGGTCTTCCTCTACGCGTTCAAGGAGCGCGAGGAGCTGATGGACTGCTACGAGGCGGTGAGCGGCACGCGCATGCACGCCACCTACTACCGCCCCGGCGGCGTCTATCGCGACCTGCCGGCGCGCATGCCGCAGTACCAGCCCTCGGACTTCCGCAGCGAGAAGGACCTCGAGCGGATGAACAAGGACCGGCAGGGCACGATGCTCGACTTCATCGAGGCGTTCTGCGACCGCTTCGTGGGCACCATCGACGAGATCGAGACCCTGCTCACCGACAACCGCATCTGGAAGCAGCGGCTGGTGGACGTCGCCGTGGTCTCGCCGGAGCGGGCGCTGCAGCTCGGCTTTACCGGCCCCATGCTGCGCGGCTCCGGGGTGGAGTGGGATCTGCGCAAGAAGCAGCCGTACGAGGTCTATGACCGCATGGACTTCGACATCCCGGTGGGCACCAACGGCGACTGCTACGACCGCTACCTGGTGCGCATGGAGGAGCTGCGCCAGTCCGTGCGCATCATCCGCCAGTGCATCGACTGGCTGCGCCGCAACGGCGGCCCGGTGATCCTCGACGACCACAAGGTGGTGCCGCCGAGCCGGGAAGAGATGAAGGACGACATGGAATCCCTCATCCACCACTTCAAGCTCTTCACCGAGGGCTACTGCACGCCACCGGGGGAGGTCTACGCCTGCGTCGAGGCGCCCAAGGGAGAGTTCGGCGCCTACATCGTCTCCGACGGCGCCAACAAGCCCTACCGGCTGAAGCTGCGCGCCCCCGGCTTCGCCCACATGGCGGCCATGGACGAGATGGCGAGCGGGCACATGCTGGCGGATGTGGTCACGATCATGGGCACCATGGATATCGTCTTCGGGGAGGTGGACCGGTGA
- a CDS encoding NADH-quinone oxidoreductase subunit NuoE family protein has translation MSSAEQIQESGLTAEERREIDGWLARFPDTPEGRRSAVIPALHVAQHGSGGWLPRARMDAVAEYIGLPPVKVYEVATFYSMFDTEPVGRHKVNICTNISCMLCGAEEIVAHAEKKLGIRLGETTPDGRITLKREEECLAACTGAPMMLVDEVYYTDLTPEKIDEILDRLE, from the coding sequence GTGAGCAGCGCCGAGCAGATCCAGGAATCCGGGCTCACCGCCGAGGAGCGCCGCGAGATCGACGGCTGGCTCGCCCGTTTCCCCGATACGCCCGAGGGGCGCCGCTCGGCGGTGATCCCGGCGCTGCACGTCGCCCAGCACGGCAGCGGCGGCTGGCTGCCGCGGGCGCGCATGGACGCCGTGGCCGAGTACATCGGCCTGCCGCCGGTGAAGGTCTACGAGGTGGCGACCTTCTACTCCATGTTCGACACCGAGCCCGTGGGCCGGCACAAGGTCAACATCTGCACCAACATCTCCTGCATGCTCTGCGGCGCGGAGGAGATCGTGGCCCATGCAGAGAAGAAGCTCGGCATCCGTCTCGGCGAGACCACGCCGGACGGGCGCATCACCCTGAAGCGCGAGGAGGAGTGTCTCGCCGCCTGCACGGGCGCGCCGATGATGCTCGTGGACGAGGTCTACTACACCGACCTCACCCCCGAGAAGATCGACGAAATCCTCGACCGGCTGGAGTGA
- the nuoF gene encoding NADH-quinone oxidoreductase subunit NuoF, with translation MTRVCYTTLDFDEPWTLENYRKVGGYQALEKVLGEGMSQEDVIEEVKSANLRGRGGAGFPAGMKWSFMPRSAPGPKYLLCNSDESEPGTCKDRDILRYNPHALIEGMIIAGYAMGATVGYNYLRGEFMKEPLERMEQAVREAREAGYLGENILGSGYDYEIHNYIGAGAYICGEESALMESLEGKKGMPRNKPPFPAQVGVYGRPTTINNTETLASVPAIIRNGAEWFLDLGKPNNGGTKIFCVSGHVEKPGNFEISLGTPFRELLEMAGGVRGGRRLKAVIPGGSSMPMVPGEQMLELDMDYDSLMKAGTALGSGGVVVMDETTDMVKAIMRVSRFYYAESCGQCTPCREGCGWMYRVIKRIYEGHGRPEDIELLESAAGQIAGHTICAFGEAAAWPVQSVLKHWRHEFEYYIEHKRSIVEAAA, from the coding sequence ATGACCCGCGTCTGCTACACGACCCTGGACTTCGACGAGCCCTGGACGCTGGAGAACTACCGCAAGGTAGGCGGCTATCAGGCGCTCGAGAAGGTATTGGGCGAGGGCATGAGTCAGGAGGACGTGATCGAGGAGGTGAAGTCGGCCAACCTCCGCGGCCGCGGCGGCGCCGGATTCCCCGCGGGCATGAAGTGGAGCTTCATGCCCCGCAGCGCGCCGGGGCCGAAGTACCTGCTCTGCAACTCCGACGAGTCCGAGCCCGGCACCTGCAAGGACCGAGACATCCTGCGCTACAACCCGCATGCGCTGATCGAGGGCATGATCATCGCCGGCTACGCCATGGGCGCGACGGTGGGCTACAACTACCTCCGCGGCGAGTTCATGAAGGAGCCCCTCGAGCGCATGGAGCAGGCGGTGCGCGAGGCGCGTGAGGCCGGCTACCTCGGCGAGAACATCCTCGGCTCCGGTTACGACTACGAGATCCACAACTACATCGGCGCCGGCGCCTACATCTGCGGCGAGGAGTCGGCGCTGATGGAGTCCCTGGAAGGCAAGAAGGGGATGCCGCGCAACAAGCCGCCGTTCCCCGCCCAGGTGGGCGTCTACGGCCGGCCCACCACGATCAACAACACCGAGACCCTGGCCTCGGTGCCGGCGATCATCCGCAACGGCGCCGAGTGGTTTCTGGACCTCGGCAAGCCCAACAATGGCGGCACCAAGATCTTCTGCGTCTCCGGTCACGTGGAGAAGCCGGGCAATTTCGAGATCTCGCTGGGCACCCCGTTCCGGGAGCTGCTCGAGATGGCCGGCGGCGTGCGCGGCGGCCGCCGGCTCAAGGCGGTCATCCCCGGCGGCTCGTCCATGCCGATGGTGCCGGGCGAGCAGATGCTCGAGCTGGACATGGACTACGACTCGCTGATGAAGGCCGGCACCGCGCTCGGCTCCGGCGGGGTGGTGGTGATGGACGAGACCACCGACATGGTCAAGGCGATCATGCGCGTCAGCCGCTTTTACTATGCCGAGTCCTGCGGCCAGTGCACGCCCTGCCGCGAGGGTTGCGGCTGGATGTACCGGGTGATCAAGCGGATCTACGAGGGTCACGGCCGCCCGGAGGACATCGAGCTGCTGGAGTCCGCCGCCGGCCAGATCGCCGGGCATACCATCTGCGCCTTCGGCGAGGCAGCCGCCTGGCCGGTGCAGAGCGTGCTCAAGCACTGGCGCCACGAGTTCGAGTACTACATCGAGCACAAGCGATCCATCGTCGAGGCAGCGGCATGA
- a CDS encoding NuoB/complex I 20 kDa subunit family protein: MGIEGVLEKGFVTTSADKLINWARTGSLWPMTFGLACCAVEMMHAGAARYDMDRLGLIFRPSPRQSDVMIVAGTLVNKMAPALRRVYDQMPEPKWVISMGSCANGGGYYHYSYSVTRGCDRIVPVDIYVPGCPPTAEALLYGVVQLQNKIRRTNTIAR; the protein is encoded by the coding sequence ATGGGAATAGAGGGCGTTCTCGAGAAGGGCTTCGTCACCACTTCGGCGGACAAGCTCATCAACTGGGCGCGCACCGGCTCGCTCTGGCCGATGACGTTCGGCCTGGCCTGCTGCGCCGTGGAGATGATGCACGCCGGCGCGGCCCGTTATGACATGGACCGGCTCGGACTGATCTTCCGGCCCTCCCCGCGGCAGTCGGACGTAATGATCGTCGCCGGGACCCTGGTCAACAAGATGGCGCCGGCGCTGCGCCGCGTCTACGACCAGATGCCCGAGCCCAAGTGGGTGATCTCGATGGGGTCCTGTGCCAACGGCGGCGGCTACTACCATTACTCCTATTCGGTGACCCGCGGCTGTGACCGCATCGTGCCGGTGGACATCTACGTCCCGGGCTGTCCGCCGACGGCGGAGGCCCTGCTCTACGGCGTGGTCCAGCTCCAGAACAAGATCCGCCGCACCAACACCATCGCCCGCTGA
- a CDS encoding NADH-quinone oxidoreductase subunit C has product MAKTPEQLVGSLESILGERLVATRVAYGEAEIEVAPAELYGVMQTLRDHDVLRFEELMDIAGVDYAAYGQDEWITEEASNTGFSRGVDGFSTGRLGLTGIYGVQEIQSSTGRRFAAVYHLLSLTRNHRLRVRCYAEDDNLPMLDSVVPLWACANWFEREAFDLFGILFNGHPDLRRILTDYGFVGHPFRKDFPLIGNVEVRYDESRRRVVYEPVSIEPRVLVPRVIRDDNRYADRRSEPKEDARDA; this is encoded by the coding sequence ATGGCCAAGACACCGGAACAGCTCGTCGGCAGTCTGGAGTCGATCCTCGGCGAGCGCCTCGTGGCGACGCGTGTGGCCTACGGCGAGGCCGAGATCGAGGTGGCGCCGGCGGAGCTCTACGGCGTGATGCAGACGCTGCGTGACCACGACGTCCTTCGCTTCGAGGAGCTCATGGACATCGCCGGCGTCGACTACGCCGCCTACGGCCAGGACGAGTGGATCACCGAGGAGGCCTCCAACACCGGCTTCAGCCGCGGCGTGGACGGCTTCAGCACCGGGCGCCTGGGCCTGACCGGGATCTACGGCGTGCAGGAGATCCAGTCCAGCACCGGCCGGCGCTTTGCCGCGGTCTACCACCTGCTCTCGCTGACCCGCAATCACCGGCTGCGGGTGCGCTGCTATGCCGAGGACGACAACCTGCCGATGCTCGACTCGGTGGTGCCGCTCTGGGCGTGCGCCAACTGGTTCGAGCGCGAGGCCTTCGACCTGTTCGGCATCCTCTTCAACGGCCATCCGGACCTGCGCCGCATCCTCACCGACTATGGCTTTGTCGGCCATCCCTTCCGCAAGGACTTCCCGCTCATCGGCAATGTCGAGGTGCGCTACGACGAGAGCCGCCGGCGGGTGGTCTACGAGCCCGTCTCCATCGAGCCGCGGGTGCTCGTGCCGCGCGTGATCCGCGACGACAACCGCTACGCCGACCGCCGCAGCGAGCCGAAGGAGGACGCGCGGGATGCCTGA
- a CDS encoding NADH-quinone oxidoreductase subunit A, giving the protein MDIESYLPILVFIVIAIGIGIAPLVAGFVLAPRRPDQDKLSPYECGFEAFEDSRMKFDVRYYLVAILFIIFDLEIAFLFPWAIVLDQVGLFGFAAMGIFVGVLLVGFLYEWKKGALEWE; this is encoded by the coding sequence ATGGACATCGAGAGCTACCTTCCGATCCTGGTGTTCATCGTCATTGCCATCGGCATCGGCATCGCCCCGCTGGTGGCGGGTTTCGTGCTGGCGCCCCGGCGCCCGGACCAGGACAAGCTCTCCCCGTACGAGTGCGGCTTCGAGGCATTCGAGGACTCGCGCATGAAGTTCGACGTGCGCTACTACCTCGTTGCCATTCTGTTCATCATCTTTGACCTGGAGATCGCCTTTCTCTTCCCCTGGGCGATCGTGCTGGACCAGGTCGGCCTGTTCGGTTTTGCCGCCATGGGGATATTCGTCGGGGTGCTGCTGGTCGGATTTCTGTACGAGTGGAAGAAGGGGGCGCTGGAATGGGAATAG
- the secG gene encoding preprotein translocase subunit SecG — protein sequence MYTVLLVIHLAISLVLIGIVLLQHGKGADAGAAFGSGASSTVFGARGSASFLGKLTGVLGAGFFVTSLTLAIMAGTFGGGGSVMERFAEEPASSSAPASESEGDGPAPAPEGATAGGRESDAEAPAPPPGDE from the coding sequence ATGTATACGGTTCTGCTGGTCATCCATCTGGCCATTTCCCTCGTGCTCATCGGCATCGTGCTGCTTCAGCACGGCAAGGGCGCCGATGCCGGTGCCGCCTTTGGCAGCGGCGCCTCGAGCACCGTCTTCGGGGCGCGTGGCTCGGCCTCTTTCCTCGGCAAGCTCACGGGCGTGCTCGGGGCCGGTTTCTTCGTCACCAGTCTGACTCTGGCCATCATGGCCGGCACCTTCGGTGGCGGCGGCAGCGTGATGGAGCGCTTCGCCGAGGAGCCGGCAAGCAGCAGCGCGCCCGCCTCGGAGAGCGAGGGCGACGGTCCGGCGCCGGCGCCGGAGGGCGCGACCGCGGGCGGCCGCGAGTCCGATGCGGAGGCGCCCGCGCCGCCGCCGGGCGACGAGTAA
- the tpiA gene encoding triose-phosphate isomerase — protein sequence MRHPLIAGNWKMHGLRAHAQRLAAEVASGVPAPQAVEVAICPPFVHLADAAASLAGSAVALGAQNVAPEAEGAHTGEVSAAMLADVGCRFVIVGHSERRQHYGDDDALVARRFRQAREAGLVPILCVGETLAEREADATATVVARQVDAVFAAVGANGFGDAVIAYEPVWAIGTGRTATPEQAQTVHAALRDRLAGHLGEAAAGVRLLYGGSMKPDNAAALLSMPDVDGGLIGGASLKAEDFLAICRAAAER from the coding sequence ATGCGGCATCCGCTGATTGCCGGCAACTGGAAGATGCATGGCCTGCGCGCGCATGCCCAGCGCCTCGCCGCCGAGGTGGCGAGCGGCGTCCCGGCGCCGCAGGCGGTGGAGGTCGCGATCTGTCCGCCCTTCGTGCACCTGGCCGATGCCGCGGCGAGCCTCGCGGGGAGTGCGGTGGCCCTCGGGGCGCAGAACGTCGCACCGGAGGCGGAGGGCGCACATACCGGCGAGGTGTCCGCGGCCATGCTGGCGGACGTCGGCTGCCGCTTCGTCATCGTCGGCCATTCTGAGCGCCGGCAGCACTATGGGGACGACGACGCCCTGGTCGCCCGGCGTTTCCGTCAGGCCCGCGAGGCGGGGCTGGTGCCGATCCTCTGCGTGGGCGAGACCCTCGCCGAGCGCGAGGCGGACGCCACCGCGACCGTGGTAGCACGTCAGGTGGATGCGGTGTTCGCGGCGGTGGGGGCGAACGGGTTCGGTGACGCGGTGATCGCCTACGAGCCGGTCTGGGCCATCGGCACCGGGCGCACGGCCACACCGGAGCAGGCCCAGACGGTGCACGCGGCGCTGCGCGACCGCCTGGCCGGACATCTCGGCGAGGCCGCCGCGGGGGTGAGGCTGCTCTACGGCGGCAGCATGAAGCCGGACAATGCCGCGGCGCTGCTCTCCATGCCCGACGTGGACGGCGGCCTCATCGGCGGCGCGTCCCTCAAGGCGGAAGACTTTCTCGCCATCTGCAGAGCGGCGGCCGAGCGCTAG